One window of Candidatus Cloacimonadota bacterium genomic DNA carries:
- a CDS encoding sugar transferase has product MKYKIYGCFLCLLDIFIVGFAFFLVAWHRAGTRIIIRNYSRPLIGFTIIWIVVSILGCKYDFKPPKKLINVIICVMRDNIMALAIVFVAMYFFQLFFYSRLIVFGTIILTTILELIIFTLVYYTFRFYKDTDIDERGVFITQSDKLRTGTFYTNNGSNLAEVLPYVPPFGEDVVADTVMLKLWRNYLNKCSELFNFINDTVSLTSFSDRASMVLKSSTIFNIEHFDPGSQQLFINLHPVNDFRRVNRYFIKVNENLAEGGVFICCGETIGQRYNRFKRSFGKLFGNIFYFFDFIYRRILPKIPLTQGLYFALSQGKNRSLPETEILGRLYFCGFKLLGYKDIDGMMYFIVKKIKEPSQDINPSYGPIIKLRRVGLNGKIFFCYKLRTMHPYSEYLQEYIHTLHSVSNSGKFANDFRITDWGRFFRRYWIDELPQFINLFRGDLRIIGTRALSVHFFEQYPNDIKEMRLKIKPGLIPVYTADKVTNLPDLLVSERKYLERHMKKPFTTDCVYLCKALFNILTRRVKSLDCYQ; this is encoded by the coding sequence ATGAAGTACAAGATTTATGGTTGCTTTCTTTGCCTGCTTGATATCTTTATCGTCGGCTTTGCTTTCTTTTTGGTAGCTTGGCATCGGGCAGGTACGAGGATTATAATTCGTAATTATTCGCGACCTTTGATCGGGTTTACCATTATCTGGATTGTAGTTTCAATTTTAGGGTGTAAATACGACTTCAAACCACCAAAGAAATTGATCAATGTAATTATTTGTGTAATGCGAGACAATATTATGGCTTTAGCCATTGTCTTTGTGGCAATGTACTTCTTCCAACTATTCTTTTACTCCAGATTGATCGTCTTTGGTACCATAATTCTAACAACTATTTTAGAACTGATAATCTTTACTCTTGTTTATTATACTTTCAGGTTTTATAAGGATACTGACATTGATGAGAGGGGAGTTTTTATCACTCAGTCGGATAAATTGAGAACCGGTACTTTCTATACTAATAACGGCTCAAATTTAGCGGAAGTATTACCGTATGTTCCTCCCTTTGGCGAGGATGTAGTCGCGGATACGGTAATGCTTAAACTATGGAGAAACTATCTGAATAAATGTTCGGAATTGTTCAACTTCATAAATGACACTGTCAGCTTAACATCATTCTCCGACAGAGCGAGTATGGTGCTTAAGAGCTCGACAATCTTCAATATTGAGCATTTTGATCCCGGATCACAGCAGTTGTTTATCAATCTGCATCCGGTGAATGATTTTAGAAGGGTCAATCGTTATTTCATCAAGGTTAATGAGAATCTGGCCGAAGGTGGTGTCTTTATCTGTTGCGGTGAAACGATAGGGCAACGTTATAACAGGTTTAAAAGGAGTTTCGGGAAGTTATTCGGAAATATCTTCTATTTCTTTGACTTTATTTATCGAAGAATTTTGCCTAAGATTCCCTTAACTCAGGGACTCTATTTTGCCCTTTCCCAAGGGAAAAATCGTTCCTTACCCGAAACAGAGATTCTGGGTCGGCTATATTTCTGCGGCTTCAAGCTGTTGGGATATAAAGATATCGATGGGATGATGTATTTCATTGTAAAAAAGATAAAAGAACCGTCGCAAGATATTAATCCATCCTACGGACCAATAATTAAATTACGAAGGGTAGGGCTCAACGGAAAGATCTTCTTTTGCTATAAACTGCGTACGATGCATCCTTATTCTGAATATCTGCAAGAATATATTCACACTCTTCATTCCGTCTCCAATTCCGGCAAATTTGCCAATGATTTCCGGATCACGGATTGGGGCAGGTTTTTCAGAAGATATTGGATTGATGAGTTACCACAATTTATTAACCTATTCAGAGGTGATTTGCGGATAATCGGCACGAGGGCTTTAAGTGTGCATTTCTTTGAGCAATATCCGAACGATATAAAAGAGATGAGGTTGAAGATCAAGCCGGGACTGATCCCTGTATATACGGCAGATAAGGTAACTAATTTACCCGATTTACTTGTATCGGAAAGGAAATATTTAGAAAGACACATGAAAAAACCTTTTACTACCGATTGTGTTTATCTCTGTAAGGCACTGTTTAATATCCTGACCCGGAGAGTGAAGTCGTTGGATTGTTATCAATGA